The genomic window AAAAGTGTCGCATCTCCTGCTAATTGCTGGATACCAGCTAAGCCATCTGTATCTGCATTCATCGCCGCTTTAATCATACGTAGCGCAATTGGACTTTTAGTTAGTAATTCTTCAGCCCATTCCATCGTCACGTCTTCTACTTTATCTAGAGGTGCAACTGTGTTAATCCAACCCATTTCAAGAGCTTCTTCAGCTGTGTATTGTTTTGTCATAAACCAAACTTCTTTGGCTTTCTTATGACCAACCACACGTGCTAAATAACCTGAACCATAACCACCATCAAAACTTCCAACGTTAGGCCCTGTTTGACCAAACATGGCATTATCAGCAGCGATTGTTAAATCACACACTAATTGCAACACATTTCCGCCACCAATGGACCAACCTTTAACCATTGCAATAACCGGTTTTGGAATGACGCGAATTAATCGTTGTAAATCTAAAACATTTAAACGAGGGATTTGGTCTTCTCCAACATATCCACCATGTCCACGTACTTTTTGATCACCACCAGAACAAAAGGCTAACTCACCTTCTCCCGTTAAAATAATCACCCCAATATCTGTCATATCACGGCTAATTGTAAACGCATCTATTAATTCAAATACTGTTTTAGGTGTAAATGCATTATGTACATGCGGACGGTTAATACTAATTTTCGCTATTTTCCCATGTTGTGTGAATAAAATTTCATCATATTCTTTAATTGTTTTCCAATCATACATTTTATAAAGTTCCCCCTTAATTTTCTACTCACCAATTATACACAATCTTATCTGAAATAGTAGAATTGATGCTTATTACTAATAAACTTTTATAAAATACTTTGCAATGTTATAATCTAGCTACTAAAATCAAAGGACTGATAACAAATGAATGCTTTAGATTATTTAGACATTAAAATCAAAGACGTTTCAAAAGAAAAGGTCACCTTAACTATGGTAGTTGATGGGAAACACCTACAACCTTTTGGCTTAATGCACGGTGGGATGAATGCTGTTTTGATTGAAACAGCAACAAGTATTGGAGCAAATGAGTCAATAGATACGACCAAGCAAGTTGCTGTGGGACTTGATATTCAAGTCAATCACCTTAAGAGTGCCGTCAAAGGTGATACGTTAACGGTTGTAGCCATCCCTGATCATATCGGAAAAACAACACAAGTTTGGCAAGCTGAAATCACCAATCAAAAACAACAAAAAATCAGCGTGGGAAGATGCACGCTGATGGTAAAAAGGATAAATTAAGAATCAAATAATTGATGAAAAAAGTGGTTCTTTCTGTTAAATACCATGTCCCATTGTTCGATTATTTGCGATTCTTCTAGTGATATGTTTTTGGCGCCCTCTTCTGTCATCTCTATAATGTTTGCTTCGGGAAACATCAATAGTATGGGAGAATGCGTACATATAATAAATTGAGAGTCAGCTTTCACTAAATCGTTTATCATCACCATTAACTCTAATTGTGATTGTAGTGACAGTCCTGTCTCGGGCTCATCAAACAAATAAATGCCATGACCAAAGAAACGTTCTTGAACAAGTGCCTTAATCGATTGCCCTCGAGAAAAAGAGTGCAACGACCTGTCAAACAAATTACTTGATACTCCTAAATCATCTAAATCAGTGGTTAAATTATAAAACGATTCGGCCCGATAAAAATAATAATCTTTAGCATAAGAAGCATAGCGTATCAATCGACAACTTTTTGCCAAATCAGAATGTGTTTCTCGAGTAATAAAGTGATTATTTTTTGAGCCTCCTTCTAAATTTAATCCTAGTAACTCAGCGATAGCTTCAAGAAAAGTTGATTTTCCAACGCCATTTTCTCCTGTAATAAACGTGATTGGTTTAGTAAATAATAAATTATTTATATCTTTAATAAATGGTAAGTTGTAAGGAAAATCTCCTTCTTCTATTCCCTCATAGTATAATTGTTTAATGTACATTTCTTCACCCACCTTTATGTAATGAACGATAGCCTGTTTTCCTTATAGGAAAACAGGCTATCTAACTAATCAATATTTAATTTGTAAAGTTGTGAGATACTATTTACTACATTTAGATTTACTTCTCATTTAAACGACGCAATCCCGAACCTCTATTGCATCCTTGTAGCCCTATAGCTACGCCAGTTTGAATAAATTTCTTTAAAATACTCCAAATTTCGCTTAATAAATATTTTTCATATTACATACATTATAACATACTATACTCATTTTACCAAAAATATAACTATTATTAAAACCTATATATCATTCTCAATGATTGGCATAAGCTTATTGGCTAAGTCATCTGAAACATCTTTAATGTTAATAACTGACGCATCTGAAATTACCTTATTGGCAAGCTCTTTCCCTTTTACAGGATCGTCCCACTCTTTATCTTGATAATGACTAGGAACAGGATACGAAGTCACAGTTCCATCTCCATTATTGTGGTACGTAAACATCCCAGCCGCTAGAGGGTTTCCTGAAATAACAATTACATCTTCCGGTAAATAAACACCCGTTTCCCAGATTTATAAAGATTTATTTGGATATAAACTGTAAGTTGTGGTTGAATTTAATAATTCATTCACTCTAGATTCACTTAAACTAGCCGTTTTTATCAATACTTTTGCTGCTAATAATTTATTGTTTTCATAACTTGTTGATGTTGATTTAGTTGACTTTGCTACATCTCCTCCTACAATCTGACTAAAACCAGCCTTAATATCAGGGTTTTGTGTTTCACTAAAATGTAGATAGTTTTCATTGTTACCTTGATTTTGTTGTGTTACATATACTTTTGGCTGACCGTTTTCTATGATAAAGAAGTATACATGTTTTTGTAAATAAGGTTGTGTATCAGCATCTGAATAAACAGCTACTAGCTGATAAGGTGCACTTCCCTCACCTGTTTCTGACCACTCTACTTGTACTGGTTGATTATTGATTGCCATTGTCCATGTCCCGTTGAAAATATCACCAGGAACCTTTAAACCATATAAGTCAACACTATTTGATTGGTTATATTCTTTGTAGTTTTGCCCCATTTTATTACTAAATTGCGACATAAATCCTCGCAAACTATCTTTTTTGGCATCATTCCATAAAGAATTGTCAGTTTCTTCTTTCTTATTAGAACTTTCTTCTTTTTTATCTGTTTCTTTTGATTCAGATGTCTTTGTTGCTTCTATTTCTTCTTTCTCTTTTTTAGCATATTCAACTAATTTATTTGATCCTTTTTTAATTTTAATAACTGAGTCTAGTTCAGATAGTGCCTTTTCCTTATCTTTTGCTTCCTTGTATTCTAAAGCTTTATTGTAGTGCTTTAGCTGTGTTTGATAATTTTTAGCTTCATCATCTTTTGGTTTACTTTCTAAAGCCATCTCAACAAACCCTTCAGCTTGTTCAAATTTTTTCTCTATAATGGCTTCTTTGGTTTTTTGCATTGATTGATCAAACGTGTCACTATTCCCACATGCTGTCATCACGACCAAAGCCAAACCTAATACTATAAAACTTCTTAATCGTTTAGTCATTTCTGTCTCCTTTTTGTTTTTATTTATGATATTAATTATACACTATAAACTCTCTATATCTAATTAAAATACACCTTATTTTTTGTCATTATGTTGTTCATAAATCGTTAGCATATCTTGTAATAGTTCAGTTAAATATCGTTGTTGCTTTTTACTCATCGTGTCTTTTGTAGCATCATGATCATCCAACGTTCCCACATGATGCTGCGTAAATCCGTCATCACTAATAAAAATAATCATCGGAACTACCACTCCATCATATGAGGGACTATCAACGATGTATTGCTTTAAATCATCTTTATTTTTATCAGTAAAATTTTTTCCATGTGTGTCTACTTGCCAAGCTTAAGGACAATTGTAGGATATACCTAATAAAACAATTCTTTAACTTAACTCTTAATTTTGGAAATTAATACGGATTAGGTGTATCATTAGTTATAGGAGGGTGATATTTATGACATTAGAAGAAACTAAACGTACATTGAATCAGTTAGTAGCAGATTTAAGTCAGTTTTCAGTTGTGATCCACCAGACACATTGGTGCATGAGAGGTCCTGAATTTTTATCTTTGCATCCTTTAATGGATGAGTATATGGATGAAATCAACGATCAATTAGATGTAATTTCCGAGCGTCTCATCACTTTAGGTGGTTCTCCATACTCTACATTACAAGAATTTATTGATAACACTGGTATTAAAGATGAAAAAGGAACTTATGACAAACCTATTCCAGAAAGACTTAAAACACTAGTTGCAGGATACAACTATTTAATTGGTGTTTACGAAAAAGGTATTGAAGTAAGTGAAAAAGAAGGCGATTTAGGAACACAAGATATTTTCATCTCTTTCAAAACAGACCTTGAGAAAAAAGTTTGGATGCTACAAGCGACACTTAATAAAGCTCCTGGACTTTAATAGTTGAAACAAAGACAGACCATACATCGTTTGGTCTGTCTTTGTTTTGCTATAAATTATTAATTCCTGTATTATTTTTTTAAAAGGAGACTTTAACATGAAAAAATACTATCTAGTTAGTTTAACAATCGGACTATTATTATTGTTTACTTTACAATTATTAAGCTATATTAATTATCTATTGATTGACCAGGGCATTATGAATGGCATCATTGATAAAAATCTGTTACTTAAAACACCATTAATTATTATCCCACTTCTCTTTATTGCCTTTTCTATTATTGGGTTCGTAATGGATTATCTGAATCAACAAAAATAAGCACTCATAAAGGATGATGTTTGTGCAATCTTTACCCTATCTTAATCACCATTTTCACTCTCCTTCCTTAATCAATGAAAAACAAAATGCTGAATATGAAGGAGTCTGTTTCTATCATGATACGAAGTTTTACAGAAGTCGTTTAGCTAATAAAACACCGAAAAAAGCTGGTTACTTTGTCGCTTTTTGGGAAAAAGATGACCAATTGAAAAATCAAGCTTTCTCATATGAAGATGCCCCAGATATAACACTAGTTTGGATTATCGACGCCGATAAAAAAGGTATTTTTATGTTTCCAAAAGAGATGTTGTTACAAAAAACATTTTACAAACAAAATCTCAAAAAGGAAAAATAGGGATCAGAGTTTATCCTACATGGGAGTCTAACTTAAACCAAACAGCACTAAAAACACAAGAGTGGCAATCACATTACTTTAAAAGTTTGAGTACATAAAAAAGCAGATAAGAGTGTAATATACTCCTATCTGCTTTTATTGCTATTTATCCAAGTAACTCTTCTCTTAAAATTCCATACTTAATTGAATCGTAGTATACTCCGTTTAAGTACCTGACTTTTCTTATTACTGCTTCTTTTTCCATATTACACTTTTCGCCAATCTTTTGCATCCCTTCATTTCCAGACCAAGTAGTAAAACCTATATGTGGTAAATAAGAGAATAAATTAAATAAATGGACTATCCATTGGTATAGAGCGACACTACCTATCCCTTTCCCCCATAAAGATGAATCATATATTAAAATCCCTATATCCAACCATTGCTTCAACTCTCCATCTTCCCAATAAGCAGTCACTAATCCAACAATCTTATTGTTAAAAAGTATCGCTTTACTTAAAGGATCATTAATCAAACTTTTTCCAAATCCAGAAGAAAATTCTTCCCAATTCATAATAGGGTCATTAAAATATGGACCATTATACTTCATCCATTCTAAATCTGCTTTTGGCCCATAACTTATTTCCCAAATATCAAGTAAATCTTCTTCATTAATCATAGCTAATTCAATTTTTGTCATTCTAATCCCCTAAATATATAATTTAGTCGTTTACTTCACTCATAAGTCTTAAATTCATTACGACCAAGATGCCTTTAAGTCTTCTTTTTTTATTTTCCATATGAATCACTTCCTTTAATATTTTTAAATATCAAAATCTGTATTAAACTGCTTTATCTAAAGCTTGCTCTAAATCTTTAATTAAATCATCCGCGTTTTCAATTCCTATGGCTAATCTAAGTAGGCCTTCTGATATACCGATTTTTGCACGTAATTCTGAACTATAATAATCATGAGTCATACTAGCTGGGTGACAAATTAAACTCTCTACTCCACCTAAACTAACTGCTAAATTAATAATATCCAATGCATCAACGAATTTTTCTGGACTTGCTTCTGGCACTAGTTCGATTGAAAATACCGCTCCTATACCTGAAGCTTGTTTTTTCTGAATCTGGGCTTCAACGGCTGATGATGAACCAGGATAATAGACGTTTGCTATTCTAGGATGTTTTTCAAGAAACTCAATGATTTTCTTTGTGTTTTCCTCTTGTTTATCCATGCGGACTGTTAATGTTTTAATCCCTTGAATCAAATGATATGAATCAGTTGGGCTTAAAATATTTCCTAATGTACTCTGTAACAACTTTATCTCAGCTGCCAAATCATCATCATCTACTGTCACAAGCCCTGCAATAATGTCTGAATGCCCACTTAAATATTTTGTTGCTGAATACACGACAATATCAGCCCCTAACTCAAATAATCGTTGAAGATACGGTGTCATAAACGTGTTATCAATGATAACCAAACAATCATATCTATGAGCCAAATCACTCAATTTTTGAATATCAATAACTCGAAGTAGTGGATTTGATGGTGTTTCGATAAATATCGCTTTCACATTAGGCGTTAAATCTGCATCCGTTAAGTCATTAACATCATCTACTAACTCAAAATCTATTCCTTGTTGAGTAAATAATTTATCTGCATAACGATAAGTTCCACCATATAAATCACAATTTAATAATACTTTATCTCCTTGTTTAAATAAATTAAACACAGTTGTCGTTGCTGCCATACCTGATGAAAAAGCAAAACCATGTTTCACTCCTTCTAGTTGGCTCACTAAAGCTTCTAAATTAAATCGAGTGGGATTTTCCCCTCGCCCGTATCCAAATTCTTGGAAACTTGATAATGACTCTTGTACATACGTTGTTGCCAAATGAATTGGTGGGACAACGGATCCTTTTTCATTTTCAACTGCTGGTATACCTTGAACAACCAATGAATCAAATTCCATCCTTATTCACTCCTTTTATCAATATAATCTCTGATTTCCTCTCATTTAATTCTAATAATACTAACGCACCTTTTTTATAATGTCAATTAGCATGATACTAATTTTAGTAATACCAATAATTAACTTACTAGAATTCAAAGATATGATATTATAAAACCATTAAAAATATTAATTTAGTTAAGGAGGTTATTTTCATTAAATCAATTGATATAAAAAAATCCACCACTTATTTACGCACGACACTCCTGATTATCATATTAGTAGGTTTTATCACCTTTATAATTCATCCTGATTTAAAAAGTATCATAGAATCTACCCCTACGTTAACAAGTACGCCAAATAAATTAGTTAAAGTAATGCAATACATCATCAATAACGGATTAAAAGTGCCCTTCTCTATGCTTGTACTTGCTCTAATCCCTGTTCCATATCTTTATTTCTTTAATACCTTTTTATCAGCGATGTTAGGTGGCATTGTTGTTGGTGCTGTTTTGTCATACTCAATCAGTACAGGATTAAATCTAATCATTGCTTCAATCCCTCATATTATTATAGAGCTAGCTGCCTTTTGTATTTGGGCATCAAGCTTGTATTACCTAAACCTCTGGATAAGAAATAAATTACACAAAAGGGCAATTAATACGACTTTCTGGTTTGAACTAAAACGTTGTGTCCTGCACTATATCAGATATGTCCTACCTTTAATTATTATAGCAGCCTGTTTAGAAACCTTTTTAACTGATAAAATATTGACTTTACTTAACTAGACTAATAAAACCTATGTTATGAGGCGAATAGGTGCTCATTTCATAGGTTTTTTACTATGGCCAAAATACTAGTATTGATGATAATAACTCCAAAATTACGTCAATAAAGCTTAGTTTTGTTTTAGATTTGTTCCTGTTCCTCCTACTTCTCATTATACCATCCCTTTACTGTTCACATTTTTAAGTTGCATTTGCTCAATTATACCACGATATAAAACATACCGCATTATTCATATAAATTTTGTTTCTGATAAAAAGATGACATAATCTTTTCATCGACTTTATCTATTAACGTTTTTTTGACAAGTTCTGCACTTACCATAAATCTACCTTCACCAGTTTCATCGCATGTGATAAGTGTTAGTTCTGCCTTTTTGGGATGGTCGTCAATGACGTGTACATCTGTCGCTTGGATGTATGACATGTCGTTGATTGTATATTCATACACATATTCTAAATCAGTCAAATAAATTGGCATCTCTTTTTTTGCATTGATTATCGGACCAAACAACACTTCTTTGTTCAACATATGATGACTAGTCAATGAATAATTTCCAACACCCATCTCTTGATTTTTTTTCATCGTTCCTGCTCCCATTAAAATAGCATAATCAGACACACCTCTTAATATTGGTAAGTTAATATGTAAATCAGGTATCGTAATGCCACCTAAAACAGGGACTTTATCATCTTTAAAAGTTGATTTTAAAGCTGAAGTAACATCAGCTCTACTCGCTTTCGAAAAATTAAAATCATCTTTTT from Vagococcus martis includes these protein-coding regions:
- the menB gene encoding 1,4-dihydroxy-2-naphthoyl-CoA synthase; the protein is MYDWKTIKEYDEILFTQHGKIAKISINRPHVHNAFTPKTVFELIDAFTISRDMTDIGVIILTGEGELAFCSGGDQKVRGHGGYVGEDQIPRLNVLDLQRLIRVIPKPVIAMVKGWSIGGGNVLQLVCDLTIAADNAMFGQTGPNVGSFDGGYGSGYLARVVGHKKAKEVWFMTKQYTAEEALEMGWINTVAPLDKVEDVTMEWAEELLTKSPIALRMIKAAMNADTDGLAGIQQLAGDATLLYYTMDEAKEGRDSFKEKRDPDFDQFPKFP
- a CDS encoding trans-sulfuration enzyme family protein, coding for MEFDSLVVQGIPAVENEKGSVVPPIHLATTYVQESLSSFQEFGYGRGENPTRFNLEALVSQLEGVKHGFAFSSGMAATTTVFNLFKQGDKVLLNCDLYGGTYRYADKLFTQQGIDFELVDDVNDLTDADLTPNVKAIFIETPSNPLLRVIDIQKLSDLAHRYDCLVIIDNTFMTPYLQRLFELGADIVVYSATKYLSGHSDIIAGLVTVDDDDLAAEIKLLQSTLGNILSPTDSYHLIQGIKTLTVRMDKQEENTKKIIEFLEKHPRIANVYYPGSSSAVEAQIQKKQASGIGAVFSIELVPEASPEKFVDALDIINLAVSLGGVESLICHPASMTHDYYSSELRAKIGISEGLLRLAIGIENADDLIKDLEQALDKAV
- a CDS encoding class A sortase; this translates as MFLISFIIVSVSLVLLFDQELTQIVLKMNGSPSIHQTSTHDIKKNQKESKKDDFNFSKASRADVTSALKSTFKDDKVPVLGGITIPDLHINLPILRGVSDYAILMGAGTMKKNQEMGVGNYSLTSHHMLNKEVLFGPIINAKKEMPIYLTDLEYVYEYTINDMSYIQATDVHVIDDHPKKAELTLITCDETGEGRFMVSAELVKKTLIDKVDEKIMSSFYQKQNLYE
- a CDS encoding stage II sporulation protein M, with product MESTPTLTSTPNKLVKVMQYIINNGLKVPFSMLVLALIPVPYLYFFNTFLSAMLGGIVVGAVLSYSISTGLNLIIASIPHIIIELAAFCIWASSLYYLNLWIRNKLHKRAINTTFWFELKRCVLHYIRYVLPLIIIAACLETFLTDKILTLLN
- a CDS encoding AAA family ATPase; amino-acid sequence: MYIKQLYYEGIEEGDFPYNLPFIKDINNLLFTKPITFITGENGVGKSTFLEAIAELLGLNLEGGSKNNHFITRETHSDLAKSCRLIRYASYAKDYYFYRAESFYNLTTDLDDLGVSSNLFDRSLHSFSRGQSIKALVQERFFGHGIYLFDEPETGLSLQSQLELMVMINDLVKADSQFIICTHSPILLMFPEANIIEMTEEGAKNISLEESQIIEQWDMVFNRKNHFFHQLFDS
- a CDS encoding Dps family protein; translated protein: MTLEETKRTLNQLVADLSQFSVVIHQTHWCMRGPEFLSLHPLMDEYMDEINDQLDVISERLITLGGSPYSTLQEFIDNTGIKDEKGTYDKPIPERLKTLVAGYNYLIGVYEKGIEVSEKEGDLGTQDIFISFKTDLEKKVWMLQATLNKAPGL
- a CDS encoding DUF4767 domain-containing protein, yielding MTKRLRSFIVLGLALVVMTACGNSDTFDQSMQKTKEAIIEKKFEQAEGFVEMALESKPKDDEAKNYQTQLKHYNKALEYKEAKDKEKALSELDSVIKIKKGSNKLVEYAKKEKEEIEATKTSESKETDKKEESSNKKEETDNSLWNDAKKDSLRGFMSQFSNKMGQNYKEYNQSNSVDLYGLKVPGDIFNGTWTMAINNQPVQVEWSETGEGSAPYQLVAVYSDADTQPYLQKHVYFFIIENGQPKVYVTQQNQGNNENYLHFSETQNPDIKAGFSQIVGGDVAKSTKSTSTSYENNKLLAAKVLIKTASLSESRVNELLNSTTTYSLYPNKSL
- a CDS encoding GNAT family N-acetyltransferase encodes the protein MTKIELAMINEEDLLDIWEISYGPKADLEWMKYNGPYFNDPIMNWEEFSSGFGKSLINDPLSKAILFNNKIVGLVTAYWEDGELKQWLDIGILIYDSSLWGKGIGSVALYQWIVHLFNLFSYLPHIGFTTWSGNEGMQKIGEKCNMEKEAVIRKVRYLNGVYYDSIKYGILREELLG
- a CDS encoding PaaI family thioesterase; the encoded protein is MNALDYLDIKIKDVSKEKVTLTMVVDGKHLQPFGLMHGGMNAVLIETATSIGANESIDTTKQVAVGLDIQVNHLKSAVKGDTLTVVAIPDHIGKTTQVWQAEITNQKQQKISVGRCTLMVKRIN